A single region of the Pontimicrobium sp. SW4 genome encodes:
- a CDS encoding metallophosphoesterase: protein MKNTFKALVFIAVFIMLNGCATYKLQYEDGISDQVFPDEKQIEHSFYLIGDGGNSPIGTKTKALKEFKLQLDKAAKNNSTALFLGDNIYPSGMPKSNHEQRSFAEHQLNVQADAAKNFQGNAIFIPGNHDWYSDGLKGLKRQENYIEDILGRNTFLPKNGCPIEKIDVSDNVVLIVIDSEWYLTNWDKHPTINDDCEIKTRVLFFDEYESLVKKARGKTTIVALHHPLFTNGSHGGQYSFKSHMSPLPVLGTLKNLIRKTGGIITVDDQNKKYREFKNRLITLSQENEKVVFVSGHDHNLQYLVQDNLPQIISGSGSKTNPVRNSGSGKFSFATQGYARLDVFKDGSSYVRFFEAKTNKIVFETQVLKPNSVETQIVYPLDLPTQKTVSIYTKEETAKTKAFKKLWGERYREYFSKDVTVPAIKLDTLFGGLKPIRKGGGHQSKSLRLENAEGREYVMRALRKNALQYLQAVAFKNQYIKGQFDDTAAENLLLDVFTGSHPYAPFTIATLSKAIGVMHTNPKLYYVPKQEALGAYNNEFGDELYMIEERAADGHGEKESFGFSNELISTHDMLRELREDEDNLVDEAAYIRARLFDMLIGDWDRHEDQWRWAKFKENKKTIYRPMPRDRDQAFSIMADGTLLGFVTKIVPTLRLMQSYDEELKSPKWFNLEPYSLDVALINQSTRQDWNVQVKHIVENLTDEVIDSAFKHFPKEVHDETVQDIKRKLIGRRANLQKISNEYYNQVNKYAIIKGTDKDDWFEIERDQKLTKVTVYRIQQGEKGEVFHQRDYSHLDTKEIWVYGLDDEDVFKVSGKGENLIKIRIIGGQNKDTYNIENGSQIRVYDYKSKVSKFITNKGSRKLTDDYETNVYNYKKPTYNSNQFVPSIGSNPDDGFKIGFVNTFTVNGFERNPFTSQHIVSAAYYFATKGFDISYSGEFANIIGSANLVVDAKFTSPNYAINFFGYGNKTVNPEADEKDGLDVDLDYNRVKLRTIKIAPALQWHGDLGSKVKLGLSYESIEVEETEGRFINTIIGNNVDVYNNFVGAELSYGFENRDNKAFPTLGMETNVHLGYKSNINDSNGFGYLIPSIAFDYRLTSNGQLVLATKLGGRINIGDDFEFYQAANLGANNGLRGYRNERFTGKSSFVQSTDLRLNLRKVKTSLLPINIGIYGGLDYGRVWVDGEDSDKWNNSVGGGLFFNGADMIVGNISAFSGNDGLRLAFKLGFGF, encoded by the coding sequence ATGAAGAATACTTTTAAAGCCTTAGTTTTTATAGCTGTTTTTATTATGCTAAATGGTTGTGCTACATACAAGCTTCAGTATGAAGATGGTATTAGTGATCAGGTTTTTCCAGACGAAAAGCAAATTGAGCATTCATTTTATTTAATTGGAGACGGAGGGAATTCTCCAATAGGCACAAAAACTAAAGCTTTAAAAGAATTTAAACTGCAACTTGATAAAGCAGCAAAGAATAATAGTACGGCATTATTTTTAGGAGATAATATTTATCCATCAGGAATGCCAAAAAGTAATCATGAACAAAGAAGTTTTGCTGAACACCAACTTAATGTACAAGCAGATGCAGCGAAAAATTTTCAAGGGAATGCCATTTTTATTCCAGGAAATCATGATTGGTATAGTGATGGTTTAAAAGGATTAAAGCGTCAAGAAAATTACATAGAAGACATCCTTGGCAGAAACACTTTTCTTCCTAAAAATGGTTGTCCAATTGAAAAGATTGATGTTAGTGATAATGTGGTGTTAATTGTAATAGATTCAGAGTGGTATTTAACTAATTGGGATAAGCATCCTACAATTAATGATGATTGTGAAATAAAAACAAGAGTGCTTTTTTTTGATGAATACGAAAGTCTAGTAAAAAAAGCAAGAGGAAAAACAACAATAGTTGCATTGCATCATCCTTTATTCACAAATGGTTCTCATGGAGGACAATATTCCTTTAAAAGTCACATGTCGCCATTACCAGTTTTAGGGACATTAAAAAATCTTATTAGAAAAACTGGAGGTATAATAACAGTTGATGATCAAAACAAGAAATATAGAGAGTTTAAAAACCGTTTAATTACGCTTTCTCAAGAAAATGAAAAGGTAGTTTTTGTTTCTGGACATGATCATAATTTACAATACCTAGTTCAAGATAATCTTCCACAAATTATCAGCGGTTCAGGATCTAAAACGAATCCTGTGAGAAACTCAGGTTCTGGAAAATTTTCATTTGCGACACAAGGATATGCTCGATTAGATGTATTTAAAGATGGATCTTCTTATGTGCGATTCTTTGAAGCAAAAACTAATAAAATTGTTTTCGAAACTCAAGTTTTAAAACCAAATAGCGTTGAAACTCAAATAGTATACCCTTTAGATTTACCAACTCAGAAAACAGTCTCTATTTATACAAAAGAAGAAACAGCAAAAACAAAGGCCTTTAAAAAGTTATGGGGAGAGCGTTATAGGGAATATTTTAGTAAAGATGTAACAGTTCCAGCTATAAAGTTGGATACTTTGTTTGGAGGCTTAAAACCAATACGAAAAGGAGGTGGGCATCAATCTAAATCATTGCGTTTAGAAAATGCCGAAGGTAGAGAGTATGTGATGAGAGCTTTACGTAAAAATGCTTTGCAATATTTGCAAGCAGTAGCTTTTAAAAATCAGTATATAAAAGGTCAATTTGACGATACAGCTGCAGAGAATTTGTTGCTTGATGTTTTTACAGGTTCACATCCTTATGCACCTTTTACAATAGCAACATTATCTAAAGCTATTGGTGTTATGCATACAAACCCAAAATTGTATTATGTGCCTAAGCAAGAGGCTTTGGGCGCTTATAATAACGAATTTGGAGATGAATTATATATGATTGAAGAACGAGCAGCCGATGGTCATGGAGAAAAGGAAAGTTTTGGATTTTCAAATGAACTTATAAGCACACATGATATGCTTCGAGAGTTAAGAGAAGATGAAGATAACCTTGTAGATGAAGCAGCTTATATTAGAGCGCGTTTATTCGATATGTTAATTGGCGATTGGGATAGACATGAAGATCAATGGCGTTGGGCAAAATTTAAGGAAAATAAAAAAACTATTTACAGACCAATGCCAAGAGATCGAGATCAAGCATTTTCGATAATGGCAGATGGAACTTTGTTAGGTTTTGTAACCAAAATTGTTCCAACTTTAAGATTAATGCAATCTTATGATGAAGAATTAAAAAGTCCAAAATGGTTCAATTTAGAGCCTTATTCTTTGGATGTTGCTTTAATAAATCAGTCTACTAGACAAGATTGGAATGTTCAAGTTAAACATATTGTTGAAAATCTTACTGATGAAGTAATAGATAGTGCCTTTAAACATTTTCCAAAAGAAGTTCATGATGAAACAGTTCAAGATATTAAGCGCAAATTAATTGGCAGAAGAGCCAATCTTCAAAAGATTTCAAACGAATATTACAATCAAGTAAACAAATATGCAATCATTAAAGGTACTGATAAAGATGATTGGTTTGAAATAGAGCGTGATCAAAAATTAACTAAGGTTACAGTTTATAGAATTCAGCAAGGAGAAAAGGGAGAAGTATTTCATCAGCGTGATTATTCACATTTGGATACTAAAGAAATTTGGGTGTATGGTCTAGATGATGAAGATGTTTTTAAAGTGTCGGGTAAAGGTGAAAATTTGATTAAAATTAGAATTATTGGAGGACAGAATAAGGATACTTACAATATAGAAAATGGCAGCCAAATAAGGGTTTACGATTATAAGTCCAAGGTGAGCAAGTTTATAACCAATAAAGGAAGCAGAAAGTTAACAGATGATTACGAAACTAATGTTTACAATTATAAAAAACCAACCTATAATTCTAACCAATTTGTACCATCAATAGGTTCAAATCCAGATGATGGTTTTAAAATAGGTTTTGTAAACACTTTTACAGTAAATGGATTTGAAAGAAATCCTTTTACATCTCAACACATAGTATCTGCTGCGTATTATTTCGCTACTAAAGGCTTTGATATTTCTTATTCAGGGGAGTTTGCAAATATAATAGGGAGTGCTAATTTAGTGGTAGACGCTAAATTTACTAGTCCAAATTATGCAATAAATTTCTTTGGATATGGAAACAAAACAGTTAATCCTGAAGCTGATGAGAAAGATGGCTTAGATGTAGATTTAGATTATAACAGAGTTAAATTAAGAACCATAAAAATAGCACCTGCTTTACAATGGCATGGTGATTTAGGCTCGAAAGTTAAATTAGGATTATCATACGAATCCATTGAAGTTGAAGAAACCGAGGGTAGATTTATTAATACAATTATTGGCAACAATGTTGATGTCTATAATAATTTTGTTGGCGCTGAATTATCTTATGGATTTGAAAATAGAGATAACAAGGCTTTTCCAACTTTAGGAATGGAAACAAATGTGCATCTAGGTTATAAATCAAATATTAATGACTCAAATGGATTTGGGTACTTAATTCCTTCAATTGCTTTTGACTATAGATTGACTTCTAATGGGCAACTTGTTTTAGCCACAAAATTGGGTGGACGTATTAATATTGGTGATGATTTTGAATTTTATCAAGCAGCTAACTTAGGAGCTAATAATGGGTTAAGAGGTTATAGAAATGAACGTTTTACTGGTAAGAGTTCGTTTGTGCAAAGTACAGATTTACGATTAAACCTTAGAAAGGTAAAAACAAGCTTGCTTCCCATTAATATTGGGATTTATGGTGGCTTAGATTATGGTCGCGTTTGGGTTGATGGTGAAGATTCCGATAAATGGAACAACTCTGTTGGTGGAGGATTATTTTTTAATGGAGCAGATATGATTGTTGGTAATATTTCAGCTTTTTCTGGTAATGATGGTTTAAGATTGGCTTTTAAGCTAGGTTTCGGGTTTTAA
- a CDS encoding energy transducer TonB, protein MKQIPFLLIILLMHSAIVVSQEEFTQAAFKEGNVQKFITSKFYMFNGKKATDDGTVTISFTINEKGEVLDVIPEINSSKTNGLNAMLAVQKTNGLWNPTLIDGKEVSYTYKIKFHFISKKGTFNEDYSKAKRLNEKGKYEKALKMYNKFIEKFTDEAKYYSERAAIKKALGDEKGALSDLEKCDELNRIFLTHIKVGFFGVERRMMHKEIRVSGESTRPLTERELKKLIKN, encoded by the coding sequence ATGAAACAAATCCCTTTTTTATTAATAATACTTTTAATGCACAGTGCTATTGTGGTTTCACAAGAAGAGTTTACACAAGCCGCTTTTAAAGAAGGTAATGTCCAAAAATTTATTACATCGAAATTCTATATGTTTAATGGAAAAAAAGCGACTGATGATGGCACAGTGACAATTTCTTTTACCATTAACGAAAAAGGAGAAGTCCTAGATGTAATTCCAGAAATTAATAGCAGTAAGACTAATGGGTTAAACGCTATGTTGGCAGTACAAAAAACGAATGGTTTATGGAATCCAACTTTAATTGATGGAAAGGAAGTGAGTTATACTTATAAGATTAAATTTCACTTTATAAGTAAGAAAGGTACATTTAATGAAGATTATAGTAAAGCTAAACGATTAAATGAAAAAGGGAAATATGAAAAAGCTTTAAAAATGTATAATAAGTTTATTGAAAAGTTTACTGATGAGGCAAAGTATTATTCTGAAAGAGCTGCCATTAAAAAAGCTTTAGGTGATGAAAAAGGAGCTCTATCTGATTTAGAAAAGTGTGATGAATTAAACAGAATTTTTCTGACACATATAAAAGTTGGTTTTTTTGGTGTTGAGCGTAGAATGATGCATAAGGAAATAAGAGTTTCAGGAGAATCAACAAGACCATTAACTGAGAGAGAACTTAAAAAATTAATTAAGAATTAA
- a CDS encoding NAD(P)/FAD-dependent oxidoreductase, with translation MNHYDVIIVGGGAAGFFAAINIAELNPDLKVCILERGKEGLQKVKVSGGGRCNVTHAEFIPSELAQNYPRGEKELLGPFNQFMTGDTIEWFEKRGVELKIEEDGRMFPITNSSQTIINCFLNEVKKHSVEILYNHSVKSIKKDENGWKIETSQDNLTSNKLVIATGSNTKIWQLLEDLGHTISKPVPSLFTFDIKDERIKDIPGVVAQNVEVKVLETNLWSEGPLLITHVGMSAPAILKLSAFGALELEKCNYKFDIEVNFIRQSVEECLDNLKALKHDLAKKMVAKSAQFELPKRLWQKLVLAAKIDQDARWADVNKNQLENLANQLTKAIFHVDGKSTFKEEFVTAGGVELKEINFKTFESKLHNNLYFAGEVINVDAVTGGFNFQNAWTGAYIVAKNISLEFPL, from the coding sequence ATGAACCACTACGATGTTATAATAGTTGGAGGAGGCGCAGCAGGTTTTTTTGCAGCCATCAATATTGCTGAACTAAATCCAGATTTAAAAGTTTGTATTTTAGAACGTGGTAAAGAAGGCCTGCAAAAAGTAAAGGTTTCTGGTGGAGGACGTTGTAATGTTACTCATGCAGAGTTTATTCCATCTGAATTAGCTCAAAATTATCCTCGAGGTGAAAAGGAATTATTAGGACCCTTTAATCAATTCATGACAGGAGACACAATTGAGTGGTTTGAAAAACGTGGAGTAGAATTAAAAATTGAGGAAGATGGTCGCATGTTTCCTATTACAAATTCGTCACAAACTATTATAAACTGCTTCTTAAATGAAGTAAAAAAGCACAGCGTTGAAATATTATACAATCACTCTGTAAAATCTATTAAAAAGGATGAAAACGGATGGAAAATAGAAACTTCTCAAGACAATCTTACCTCTAATAAATTAGTAATTGCCACAGGAAGCAATACCAAAATATGGCAGCTCCTTGAAGATTTAGGTCACACTATTTCAAAACCAGTTCCATCTCTTTTTACATTCGATATTAAGGATGAGCGTATTAAAGATATTCCTGGTGTAGTTGCTCAAAATGTTGAGGTTAAAGTTCTAGAAACTAATCTTTGGAGCGAGGGTCCTTTGCTAATCACACATGTTGGTATGAGTGCTCCAGCCATTTTAAAATTGTCTGCTTTTGGCGCTTTAGAACTGGAAAAGTGTAATTATAAATTCGATATTGAAGTCAATTTTATTAGACAATCGGTTGAAGAATGTTTAGATAATTTGAAAGCTTTAAAACACGACTTGGCAAAAAAAATGGTTGCTAAATCTGCGCAATTTGAATTGCCAAAACGTTTGTGGCAAAAACTAGTTTTAGCAGCTAAAATTGATCAAGATGCACGTTGGGCAGATGTAAATAAGAATCAACTTGAAAACTTAGCAAATCAATTAACAAAAGCAATTTTTCATGTAGATGGAAAAAGTACTTTTAAAGAAGAGTTTGTCACAGCTGGAGGGGTCGAATTAAAAGAAATCAATTTTAAAACCTTTGAAAGTAAATTACATAACAATTTGTATTTTGCAGGAGAGGTAATTAATGTGGATGCAGTAACTGGTGGTTTTAACTTTCAAAATGCTTGGACTGGAGCTTATATTGTAGCAAAGAATATATCGCTTGAGTTTCCCCTCTAA
- a CDS encoding endonuclease domain-containing protein, translating into MKIYYNPKLKELARQLRNNSTKSEIKLWTYIRKDQMYGYDFHRQKPIDEYIVDFFSNKLQLAIECDGYSHEILDVYEKDVKKTKRLNELGIHVLRFSDYQIMNDIENVLRAIEDYIHKFEENNNTPPSIPPC; encoded by the coding sequence ATGAAAATTTATTATAATCCAAAACTTAAAGAACTAGCAAGACAACTTCGAAATAACTCTACAAAATCAGAAATAAAACTTTGGACATATATAAGAAAAGACCAAATGTATGGTTATGATTTTCATAGGCAAAAACCAATTGATGAATATATTGTCGATTTTTTCAGCAATAAACTACAACTAGCAATTGAGTGTGATGGATATTCGCATGAAATATTAGACGTATATGAAAAAGATGTGAAAAAGACGAAACGGTTAAATGAATTAGGTATTCATGTTTTGCGTTTTTCAGATTATCAAATAATGAATGATATTGAAAATGTATTGAGAGCAATTGAAGATTATATTCATAAATTTGAAGAAAACAATAATACACCTCCCTCAATCCCTCCTTGCTAG
- a CDS encoding DUF1697 domain-containing protein has translation MNTYIALLKGINVGGHKKAPMAELRELLCQSGFENVRTYIQSGNVILQSSEKSNRKIEKTVKEAITNYFGFEVSVLVKTRQDLQRIFNNSPFSEAEKKASYFIMLHNTPDKELVKIASEKIYEGEAYQIIEDCIYYYSAKGFGQSKFDAKFFERKLNTFATARNYNTMLKLLSLSAD, from the coding sequence ATGAACACATACATTGCACTTTTAAAAGGTATTAATGTTGGTGGACACAAAAAAGCCCCAATGGCAGAGTTGCGTGAATTGCTTTGTCAATCTGGATTTGAAAATGTACGAACCTACATTCAAAGCGGCAATGTGATTTTGCAATCTTCAGAAAAAAGCAATCGAAAAATTGAAAAAACAGTTAAGGAAGCTATTACAAATTACTTCGGATTTGAAGTGTCTGTTTTAGTTAAAACGAGACAAGATTTACAACGTATTTTTAATAATTCTCCATTTTCAGAAGCCGAAAAAAAGGCTAGTTACTTTATAATGTTGCACAATACTCCAGATAAAGAGTTAGTAAAAATTGCTTCAGAAAAGATTTACGAAGGAGAAGCGTATCAAATTATTGAAGATTGTATTTATTATTATTCGGCGAAAGGTTTTGGACAGTCAAAATTTGATGCCAAATTTTTTGAACGAAAACTCAACACATTTGCCACAGCAAGAAATTACAACACAATGTTAAAGTTGTTATCTTTGTCAGCAGATTAA
- a CDS encoding diphosphomevalonate decarboxylase — protein MTEKDFILKNYNKNFVGDKYSWSSPSNIALVKYWGKKQHQIPANPSISFTLDACKTTTTLTCSKKENNTDFSFEVFLDGEKKDDFKPKIETFFKRIEAYIPFLKDYHFVIDTKNTFPHSSGIASSASGMSALALCLMSMERKLNPKISDDYFNKKTSFLARLGSGSACRSIEGDLIVWGKHKEIPNSSDLFGVKYPFEVHENFKNYHDTILLVDKGEKQVSSTVGHNLMHNHPFAEQRFAQAHENLSKLTSIFKEGDLKSFIEIVESEALTLHGMMMTSMPYFILMKPNTLEIINKIWRFRQDTGLHICFTLDAGANVHILYPENEAKEIYKFIKTELVAYCQNGHYICDRIGFGAKQLPI, from the coding sequence ATGACAGAGAAAGACTTTATATTAAAAAATTATAATAAAAACTTTGTAGGAGATAAATACTCTTGGTCTTCACCTAGTAATATAGCTCTAGTAAAATACTGGGGAAAAAAGCAGCATCAAATTCCAGCAAACCCTTCCATTAGTTTTACACTTGACGCATGTAAGACAACTACAACTTTAACATGTTCCAAAAAAGAAAATAATACTGATTTTTCTTTTGAAGTATTTCTAGATGGAGAAAAAAAAGATGATTTCAAACCAAAAATTGAAACCTTTTTTAAGCGAATTGAAGCGTATATACCTTTTTTAAAAGATTATCATTTTGTAATAGACACCAAAAACACTTTTCCGCACAGTTCTGGAATAGCTTCATCAGCTTCAGGAATGAGTGCATTAGCACTATGCTTAATGAGTATGGAAAGGAAGTTGAATCCTAAAATATCGGATGACTATTTTAATAAAAAAACCTCTTTTTTAGCACGATTAGGTTCTGGTAGTGCTTGCAGAAGTATTGAAGGAGACTTAATAGTTTGGGGGAAACACAAGGAGATTCCTAATAGCTCAGATTTGTTTGGTGTAAAATATCCATTTGAAGTTCATGAGAATTTTAAAAACTATCACGACACTATTTTATTAGTAGATAAAGGCGAAAAGCAAGTAAGCAGTACCGTTGGACACAATTTAATGCATAATCACCCTTTTGCCGAACAACGTTTTGCTCAAGCTCATGAAAATCTTTCAAAATTGACAAGCATTTTTAAAGAAGGCGATTTGAAATCTTTTATTGAAATTGTTGAAAGTGAGGCCTTAACACTTCATGGAATGATGATGACAAGCATGCCGTATTTTATTCTTATGAAGCCTAATACGCTTGAAATAATTAATAAAATTTGGCGTTTTAGACAAGACACAGGATTACATATTTGTTTCACTTTAGATGCAGGAGCCAATGTCCATATTTTGTATCCTGAGAACGAAGCAAAAGAGATTTATAAATTCATTAAGACTGAGTTAGTTGCGTATTGCCAAAATGGTCACTATATTTGTGATAGAATTGGATTTGGTGCTAAACAATTACCGATTTAA
- a CDS encoding mevalonate kinase: MKGPLFYSKILLFGEYGIIKDSKGLSIPYNFYNGALKKEENPSEQAITSNKNLKSFVSYLETLDANLVTFDFATLKADVDAGMYFDSSIPQGYGVGSSGALVAAIYDKYAQNKITVLENLTREKLLKLKAIFSEMESFFHGKSSGLDPLNSYLSIPILINSKDNIEATGIPSQQSTGKGAVFLLDSGIIGETAPMVGIFMENMKQEGFRKMLKDQFIKHTDACVDDFLKGDIKSLFSNTKQLSKVVLNHFKPMIPKQFHELWKKGIETNDYYLKLCGSGGGGYILGFTKDIDRAQKSLSDYKLEVVYNF; the protein is encoded by the coding sequence ATGAAAGGGCCACTTTTTTACTCAAAAATCTTACTCTTTGGTGAGTATGGTATTATTAAGGATTCTAAGGGATTATCAATTCCATACAATTTTTATAATGGTGCTTTAAAGAAGGAAGAAAATCCTTCAGAACAAGCTATTACTTCTAATAAAAATTTGAAGTCATTTGTTAGCTATTTAGAAACTTTAGATGCTAATTTAGTTACTTTCGATTTTGCAACTTTAAAAGCAGATGTTGATGCTGGAATGTACTTTGATTCTTCAATACCGCAAGGATATGGTGTTGGAAGTAGTGGTGCTTTAGTTGCAGCTATTTACGATAAGTATGCTCAAAATAAAATTACAGTTTTAGAGAATTTAACTCGTGAAAAGCTGTTAAAGTTAAAAGCAATTTTTTCTGAAATGGAATCATTTTTTCATGGAAAATCTTCAGGCTTAGACCCTTTAAATAGCTATTTAAGCATTCCAATTCTCATTAATTCTAAAGATAATATTGAAGCCACTGGAATTCCATCGCAACAAAGTACTGGAAAAGGAGCTGTATTTTTATTAGATAGTGGTATTATAGGTGAAACAGCACCAATGGTTGGTATTTTTATGGAGAACATGAAGCAAGAAGGTTTCCGAAAAATGCTAAAAGACCAATTTATAAAGCATACTGATGCTTGTGTGGATGACTTTTTAAAAGGAGATATAAAGTCTTTATTTAGTAATACAAAACAGCTGTCTAAAGTAGTATTAAATCACTTTAAACCAATGATTCCAAAACAGTTTCATGAACTTTGGAAAAAAGGAATTGAAACAAACGACTATTATTTAAAACTTTGTGGCTCTGGTGGTGGAGGTTATATTTTAGGTTTTACAAAAGATATAGATCGTGCTCAAAAATCATTGTCCGATTATAAATTAGAAGTTGTCTATAATTTTTAG
- a CDS encoding geranylgeranylglycerol-phosphate geranylgeranyltransferase — MLTRKQKHVLLKFFSMFSVVRGYNVLIVIIAQYLSAIYILAHDKPVGLVVFDLNLLMIVLASATTIASGYIINNFYDSEKDLINRPQKSMLDRLVSQNTKLVFYFLLNFIAVIFASYVSFKAVIFFSVYIFGIWFYSHKLKKLPIIGNLTSAVLTTLPFFAVFIYYKNFETVIFVHALFLFLILSMRELTKDLENIKGDLALGYKTIPIIYGEKTSKIMLTLLAILTLIPAYLLIYNYQVGRMTYFFYLSIVLLLIFLILVWKSNNKSHYLLLHNILKFIIVAGVFSIILIDINVVLNRIL; from the coding sequence ATGTTGACTCGAAAACAAAAACATGTTCTACTGAAATTTTTCAGTATGTTTTCTGTCGTTAGAGGGTATAATGTTCTTATAGTAATTATTGCGCAATATTTATCGGCAATATATATCCTTGCTCATGATAAACCAGTAGGGTTAGTCGTTTTCGATTTGAATTTGCTTATGATTGTTTTGGCATCTGCGACAACTATTGCAAGCGGTTATATTATTAATAATTTTTACGATTCTGAGAAAGATTTAATCAATCGTCCACAAAAGTCTATGTTAGATAGATTGGTGAGCCAAAATACCAAATTGGTATTCTATTTTTTGCTTAACTTTATTGCAGTCATTTTTGCAAGTTATGTGTCTTTTAAGGCAGTTATATTCTTTTCTGTTTACATTTTTGGTATCTGGTTTTATTCACATAAGTTAAAAAAACTACCAATTATTGGTAACCTTACATCTGCTGTATTAACTACTCTGCCATTTTTTGCAGTATTTATTTATTACAAGAACTTCGAAACAGTCATTTTTGTTCACGCTCTGTTTTTGTTTTTAATATTGTCAATGCGGGAGCTTACTAAAGATCTTGAAAATATTAAAGGAGATTTAGCATTGGGCTATAAAACCATTCCAATTATTTATGGCGAAAAAACTTCAAAAATAATGCTAACGCTTTTAGCGATACTTACACTAATCCCAGCATACTTACTCATATATAACTACCAAGTAGGACGAATGACCTATTTTTTTTATTTAAGCATTGTGTTACTTTTAATTTTTCTAATTTTAGTTTGGAAATCAAACAATAAATCGCACTATTTATTATTGCATAATATTTTAAAATTTATAATTGTAGCTGGTGTGTTTAGTATTATATTAATTGATATCAACGTTGTTTTAAACCGAATTTTATAA
- a CDS encoding carbon-nitrogen hydrolase family protein, whose translation MDNTLKIALAQISPVWLNKDKTLKKVEQSIIDASKEQCELIIFGEGLVPGYPFWLALTGGAEWDKKANKELHAHYVSNSITIENGDLDVICQLAKEHKIAVYIGVIERPLDRGGHSVYASLVYINQEGDIKSVHRKLQPTYDERLTWSPGDGNGLQVHPLKQFTVGGLNCWENWMPLPRTALYGLGENLHIAVWPGSDHNTKDITRFIARESRSYVVSVSSLMSKNDFPKDTPHYNEIVKKAPETLANGGSCIAGPDGEWIIEPVLNKEGLIIQTIDFNRVYEERQNFDPVGHYSRPDVTKLSVNRERQSTVEYNS comes from the coding sequence ATGGACAATACTTTAAAAATAGCACTCGCTCAAATTTCACCTGTTTGGTTAAATAAAGATAAAACCCTTAAAAAAGTTGAACAATCAATAATTGATGCTAGTAAAGAGCAATGTGAACTTATTATATTTGGTGAAGGCTTAGTTCCTGGTTATCCGTTTTGGTTAGCATTAACAGGAGGTGCCGAATGGGATAAAAAAGCAAACAAAGAGTTGCATGCACATTATGTGTCTAATTCCATTACTATTGAAAATGGCGATTTAGATGTTATTTGCCAACTAGCTAAAGAGCATAAAATAGCTGTGTATATAGGTGTTATTGAACGACCGTTAGATCGTGGAGGACATAGTGTTTATGCATCATTGGTTTATATTAATCAAGAAGGCGACATAAAATCGGTTCATAGAAAGTTACAACCAACTTACGACGAGCGTTTAACATGGTCGCCAGGAGATGGTAACGGTTTACAAGTGCATCCTTTAAAGCAATTTACCGTTGGTGGATTAAACTGTTGGGAAAACTGGATGCCACTACCTCGTACTGCACTATATGGATTAGGCGAAAACTTGCATATTGCTGTATGGCCTGGAAGCGACCATAATACTAAAGATATTACACGATTTATAGCAAGAGAATCACGTTCGTATGTGGTATCTGTATCAAGTTTAATGAGTAAGAACGATTTTCCTAAAGACACACCTCATTATAACGAAATAGTAAAAAAAGCACCAGAGACCTTAGCAAATGGAGGAAGTTGTATTGCTGGACCCGATGGCGAATGGATTATTGAACCTGTTTTAAACAAAGAAGGATTAATTATTCAAACTATAGATTTTAATCGTGTGTACGAAGAGCGTCAAAACTTCGATCCTGTTGGTCATTATTCGCGTCCAGATGTTACTAAATTAAGCGTTAATCGAGAACGACAATCTACAGTAGAATATAATAGTTAA